One part of the Microbacterium aurugineum genome encodes these proteins:
- a CDS encoding methylated-DNA--[protein]-cysteine S-methyltransferase: MTALIQTIDTPDGAFTILTDDRQRVLASGWTSDVEAILGRLSAANRPVHVREGETDAAAAARAYYGGDLSAIDTVAVAQTGTALQLAGWSALRAIEPGAPLTYTGFAARLGNPNAVRAAASICARNAPALFVPCHRVLRTDGSLGGFAWGLSVKESLLARESIGG, from the coding sequence ATGACCGCTCTCATCCAGACCATCGACACCCCGGACGGGGCCTTCACGATCCTCACCGACGACCGGCAGCGCGTGCTCGCCTCCGGGTGGACCTCCGATGTCGAGGCGATCCTCGGGCGGCTCTCGGCGGCGAACCGTCCCGTGCACGTGCGCGAGGGCGAGACCGATGCGGCAGCCGCGGCGCGGGCCTACTACGGCGGCGATCTGTCGGCGATCGACACGGTCGCGGTCGCGCAGACCGGCACCGCGCTCCAACTCGCGGGATGGTCGGCTCTGCGTGCGATCGAACCCGGCGCTCCGCTCACCTACACCGGCTTCGCTGCGCGGCTCGGCAATCCGAACGCCGTCCGGGCGGCGGCGTCGATCTGCGCACGCAACGCCCCGGCGCTCTTCGTGCCGTGCCACCGGGTGCTGCGGACGGACGGCAGTCTCGGCGGATTCGCCTGGGGACTGAGCGTGAAGGAGAGCCTGCTGGCGCGGGAGTCGATCGGCGGGTGA
- a CDS encoding DNA-3-methyladenine glycosylase 2 family protein translates to MSFPVTDFDERYRAISARDTRFDGQFVTAVRSTGIYCRPSCPARTPRPQNVTFYPTSAAAHEAGYRACKRCLPEAAPGSPDWNLRGDTAARAMRLISDGVVEREGVPGLAARLGYSSRHLTRLLSAELGAGPLALARAHRAHTARMLLVGTDMPISDVAFSAGFASIRQCNETIREVFDLTPGELRARRRTPATSTPGAIDLVLPYRGPLDASGIFAWMAARAVPGVEAVSEASFSRHLRLAGGAAWFEVRQDQRSGVHLRARVARLGDLAPLVSTVRRLFDLDADPLAIDQALSAHPELAPLVARTPGIRVPGSADPHEMLIRAMIGQQITVVAARTALTALTEALGERTDDGLLFPTMAAIAEHGAEVLRGPAARIRAITGAAAALADGSLTLTVGDDGPMQRERLLALPGIGPWTADYVRMRVLGDPDILLPGDVALRAGAAASGIPGEARALTAWAERAAPWRSYLSAHLWRAAPVRPARTRRAAPPTRPPRTDHTTSKETS, encoded by the coding sequence ATGAGCTTCCCCGTGACCGACTTCGACGAGCGCTATCGTGCGATCAGCGCCCGAGACACCCGCTTCGACGGGCAGTTCGTCACGGCCGTGCGCTCGACCGGGATCTACTGTCGTCCGAGCTGCCCCGCACGCACGCCCCGACCGCAGAACGTGACGTTCTATCCGACCAGTGCAGCTGCACACGAAGCGGGCTATCGCGCGTGCAAGAGGTGCCTGCCCGAAGCTGCTCCCGGATCACCGGACTGGAACCTGCGCGGCGACACCGCGGCACGGGCGATGCGGCTGATCTCCGACGGTGTCGTGGAACGGGAGGGCGTCCCCGGTTTGGCCGCGCGTCTCGGATACTCGAGCAGGCACCTCACCCGTCTGCTCAGCGCCGAACTGGGGGCCGGGCCTCTGGCCCTCGCGAGGGCGCATCGCGCGCACACGGCGCGGATGCTGCTGGTCGGCACCGACATGCCGATCTCCGATGTGGCCTTCTCGGCAGGCTTCGCCAGCATCCGGCAGTGCAACGAGACGATCCGTGAGGTGTTCGACCTCACCCCCGGCGAGCTCCGCGCACGACGCCGGACGCCGGCCACGTCGACCCCGGGGGCGATCGACCTCGTGCTGCCGTACCGTGGTCCGCTCGACGCGAGCGGCATCTTCGCGTGGATGGCGGCGCGCGCGGTGCCCGGCGTCGAAGCGGTCTCCGAGGCGTCGTTCTCCCGGCACCTGCGCTTGGCCGGAGGTGCGGCCTGGTTCGAGGTGCGGCAGGATCAGCGATCGGGCGTGCATCTGCGTGCTCGGGTGGCCCGGCTTGGGGACCTGGCACCGCTGGTCTCGACCGTACGTCGCCTCTTCGACCTCGACGCCGATCCGCTGGCGATCGATCAGGCGCTGTCCGCACATCCCGAGCTCGCCCCGCTCGTGGCCCGCACACCGGGCATCCGGGTGCCTGGATCGGCCGACCCCCATGAGATGCTCATCCGCGCCATGATCGGGCAGCAGATCACCGTGGTCGCCGCCCGCACGGCGCTGACGGCGCTGACCGAGGCCCTGGGGGAGCGGACCGACGACGGGCTGCTGTTCCCGACCATGGCGGCCATCGCGGAGCACGGCGCCGAGGTGCTCCGTGGCCCGGCCGCGCGCATCCGGGCGATCACGGGTGCTGCCGCCGCCCTCGCCGACGGCTCGCTCACCCTCACGGTCGGTGACGACGGTCCGATGCAGCGGGAGCGGCTCCTGGCGCTGCCCGGCATCGGACCCTGGACGGCCGACTACGTGCGCATGCGGGTTCTCGGTGACCCCGACATCCTTCTTCCCGGCGATGTCGCGTTGCGGGCGGGCGCGGCGGCCTCCGGCATCCCCGGAGAGGCGCGGGCGCTCACCGCCTGGGCGGAGCGCGCCGCTCCCTGGCGCAGCTACCTCAGCGCACACCTCTGGCGCGCCGCGCCGGTGCGCCCGGCGAGGACCCGGCGTGCGGCACCCCCGACGCGTCCCCCTCGCACCGATCACACGACCTCGAAGGAGACCTCATGA
- a CDS encoding aldehyde dehydrogenase family protein, with translation MMATTYDLRHFIDGTWVTGEGPLLVDVNPSRPGDIVGRGPGASAADVDRAFAGARAALDGWRRTPARARAAVLLRAADIIHANREEWGRELAREEGKTLVEAIGETGHAANILRFHAQEVERQSGGLFESPSPGERILVIRRPVGVIGAITPFNFPISIPAWKLAPALVWGNTVVWKPATFVPLLAMRFAQALEQAGLPQGVLNLVNGDAGVGEAIVSHPDVDAVTFTGSTKVGRIIAAQLAARGIPFQGELGGKNAALVLADADLDVAVEQVAVGAFRAAGQKCTATSRVIVHEAVADEFLRRLAIRTERMVVGDAQDEGVEVGPVVDARARDRVAAALVRARTTARAVVDAGPYSSGELAEGYFIPPSIFELNEADPGELWTEELFGPVIGVRRVSSTAEGIALVNDSEYGLSTAVFTTGLAEALSAIEDIRVGVVHVNSASAGADLHVPFGGSGASALGPKEQGGAAREFYTETATVYLRG, from the coding sequence ATGATGGCCACCACGTACGATCTCCGACACTTCATCGACGGGACCTGGGTCACCGGCGAGGGACCGCTCCTGGTCGATGTCAACCCGAGCCGACCCGGCGACATCGTCGGGCGGGGCCCCGGCGCGTCCGCGGCCGACGTCGACCGTGCCTTCGCCGGTGCACGAGCCGCACTCGACGGATGGCGCCGGACTCCCGCCAGGGCGCGGGCCGCGGTCCTGCTGCGAGCGGCCGACATCATCCACGCGAATCGCGAGGAGTGGGGGCGCGAGCTCGCGCGGGAGGAAGGGAAGACGCTCGTCGAGGCGATCGGCGAGACCGGGCATGCCGCGAACATCCTCCGCTTCCACGCGCAGGAGGTCGAGCGTCAGAGCGGCGGCCTGTTCGAGTCGCCGAGTCCCGGAGAGCGCATCCTCGTCATCCGTCGTCCGGTCGGGGTGATCGGGGCCATCACCCCGTTCAACTTCCCGATCTCGATCCCGGCCTGGAAGCTGGCCCCCGCCCTGGTCTGGGGGAACACGGTGGTCTGGAAGCCGGCGACCTTCGTCCCCCTGCTCGCGATGCGGTTCGCTCAGGCGCTCGAGCAGGCCGGGCTTCCGCAGGGCGTCCTGAACCTCGTGAACGGTGACGCCGGCGTGGGGGAGGCCATCGTGTCGCATCCCGACGTGGATGCCGTCACGTTCACCGGTTCCACGAAGGTCGGCAGGATCATCGCCGCGCAGCTCGCCGCCCGCGGCATCCCGTTCCAGGGGGAGCTCGGTGGGAAGAACGCGGCTCTCGTCCTCGCCGACGCCGACCTCGACGTCGCGGTGGAGCAGGTGGCGGTCGGAGCCTTCCGCGCGGCCGGACAGAAGTGCACCGCGACCTCCCGGGTGATCGTGCACGAGGCTGTGGCGGACGAGTTCCTGCGACGACTCGCGATCCGCACCGAGCGGATGGTCGTGGGCGACGCGCAGGACGAGGGTGTCGAGGTGGGCCCCGTGGTCGATGCCCGAGCGCGCGATCGCGTGGCCGCCGCTCTGGTGCGCGCCCGGACCACGGCGAGAGCGGTCGTCGACGCCGGGCCGTACTCCTCCGGTGAGCTCGCCGAGGGGTACTTCATCCCCCCGTCGATCTTCGAGCTGAACGAGGCGGATCCGGGCGAGCTGTGGACCGAGGAACTCTTCGGCCCGGTCATCGGGGTCCGCCGCGTCTCATCCACCGCGGAAGGCATCGCGCTCGTGAACGACAGCGAGTACGGACTCTCGACCGCCGTGTTCACGACCGGACTGGCCGAAGCGCTCAGCGCGATCGAGGACATCCGCGTCGGGGTGGTGCACGTCAACTCGGCTTCGGCCGGCGCCGACCTGCACGTGCCGTTCGGGGGGAGCGGTGCCAGTGCCCTCGGCCCGAAGGAGCAGGGCGGCGCGGCCCGGGAGTTCTACACCGAGACCGCGACGGTGTACCTGCGCGGCTGA